In Desulfobacterales bacterium, a single genomic region encodes these proteins:
- a CDS encoding LEA type 2 family protein yields the protein MRQTLRPGSTLIIAVVLSFILTGCAGVGKRMEQPRVKLANIRPESFNFLETVFEVQLRVFNTNDTPLIIKGIESEIEINGKDFAFGVSESDVQIPAYGTELLTLRVYSSVIDIIKSAVGMQKQEQLQYRIKGKLRLGAGAFPGVLPFESEGQISLPDIPELMERRQLTE from the coding sequence ATGAGACAAACCCTCAGACCAGGCAGCACCTTGATCATCGCTGTGGTACTGTCATTTATTTTGACCGGCTGTGCCGGCGTGGGTAAGCGCATGGAACAGCCGCGAGTCAAACTCGCCAATATTCGTCCGGAGTCGTTTAACTTCCTTGAAACCGTCTTTGAGGTACAGCTGCGCGTATTCAACACCAATGATACACCCTTAATCATCAAAGGCATCGAAAGTGAAATTGAAATTAACGGCAAAGATTTTGCCTTCGGGGTTTCAGAATCCGATGTTCAGATCCCGGCTTATGGCACTGAGCTTTTGACGCTACGCGTATATTCATCGGTCATTGACATCATTAAAAGTGCTGTGGGCATGCAAAAACAGGAACAATTGCAATATCGAATTAAGGGCAAGCTGCGCCTGGGAGCAGGCGCTTTTCCCGGAGTCCTGCCTTTTGAGTCCGAAGGCCAGATCTCCCTACCGGACATCCCCGAATTAATGGAGCGCCGTCAGCTTACTGAATAA
- a CDS encoding YnbE family lipoprotein produces MTKPILIILAAMLVLTTAGCTQHKVEVAPVEVKPIHITIDVNVKVDRALDDYFGDIDAAEDQLK; encoded by the coding sequence ATGACCAAACCGATCTTGATCATACTTGCTGCCATGTTGGTTCTAACAACAGCAGGCTGCACCCAACACAAAGTCGAAGTAGCGCCGGTGGAGGTCAAACCGATTCACATTACCATCGATGTCAATGTGAAGGTTGATCGTGCCCTGGATGATTATTTCGGAGATATCGACGCGGCTGAAGACCAGCTAAAATAG
- a CDS encoding DUF933 domain-containing protein produces MKLGIIGLPRAGKSTVFDALTQNTTGPEQKGRDRIATVRVPDDRVDALSRMVKPQKIIYVQVEYFLPGLKKNSTADPSLWTAVRDCDALLHVIRNHAVYGIEDPSPAQDFNRLDQELILADLLVTEKRLERIQLDHQRGKKMDPEEYDLLTACRDCLEKETPLRHKPELASAHRLRGFTFLSAKPTLILFNNEDDDDRPPDVGRLVAAEDCLVIRGKLEQELAQMAPDEAAEFLAEFNISASAMDRVIRRSYALLDLISFFTIISNEVRAWTTKKGTQALEAAGHIHSDMQKGFIRAEVIDFENLMAAGSYNEAKKQGTVRLEGKTYEVKDGDIVQFRFNV; encoded by the coding sequence ATGAAGCTAGGCATAATTGGCCTGCCGCGTGCAGGCAAATCAACCGTATTTGATGCCTTGACCCAAAATACTACCGGCCCCGAACAAAAGGGGCGGGATCGGATTGCCACAGTCCGGGTGCCGGATGACCGCGTCGATGCACTGAGCCGGATGGTCAAGCCGCAAAAAATTATCTACGTCCAGGTGGAATATTTTTTGCCGGGCCTTAAAAAAAACAGCACTGCAGACCCATCACTGTGGACAGCCGTCAGGGATTGCGACGCGCTGTTGCATGTCATTCGCAACCATGCGGTTTACGGAATTGAGGATCCGTCCCCTGCCCAGGATTTTAACAGACTCGACCAGGAACTCATCTTGGCGGATCTGCTGGTGACAGAAAAACGCCTGGAGCGCATTCAACTAGACCACCAGCGCGGCAAAAAAATGGACCCGGAAGAATACGACCTGCTGACGGCCTGTCGTGACTGTCTGGAAAAAGAAACGCCGTTGAGACACAAACCGGAGCTGGCATCCGCCCACCGCCTCAGAGGGTTTACCTTCTTAAGTGCCAAGCCCACCTTAATTCTTTTCAATAATGAAGATGATGATGATCGTCCCCCGGATGTAGGGCGTCTGGTTGCGGCGGAAGACTGCCTGGTGATCAGGGGTAAACTCGAGCAGGAGCTAGCCCAGATGGCTCCGGATGAGGCTGCTGAATTTCTGGCCGAGTTTAATATCTCGGCATCGGCCATGGACCGCGTGATCCGACGATCGTATGCGCTTTTGGATTTGATTTCCTTTTTTACCATCATCAGCAATGAGGTTCGCGCCTGGACCACTAAAAAAGGCACCCAGGCCCTGGAAGCTGCCGGTCATATTCACAGCGACATGCAAAAGGGCTTTATCCGCGCCGAGGTGATCGACTTTGAGAATCTGATGGCAGCCGGCAGCTACAATGAGGCCAAAAAGCAAGGAACCGTCAGATTGGAGGGCAAAACCTACGAAGTAAAGGATGGGGATATCGTTCAATTCCGCTTCAATGTATAG
- a CDS encoding YdbL family protein: MKQRISTKMIIVLLVGFFVLGVSAFAEDIKARMKNRLPDIKKLKSQGVVGEDNAGFLQFVGNQKVSADVVAAENKDRQTVYQAIAKQQGTTAELVGKRRALQIAKRAAPGEWVQDAGGNWIQK, translated from the coding sequence ATGAAACAACGGATATCAACAAAAATGATAATAGTGTTACTGGTTGGATTTTTTGTGCTGGGGGTATCGGCGTTCGCAGAAGACATCAAAGCGCGAATGAAAAATCGGCTGCCGGACATCAAAAAGCTCAAATCACAGGGTGTTGTGGGTGAGGACAACGCAGGCTTTCTGCAATTTGTCGGCAACCAAAAAGTAAGTGCCGATGTGGTGGCTGCCGAAAACAAGGACCGTCAAACCGTCTACCAGGCCATCGCCAAACAGCAGGGCACTACCGCCGAACTGGTTGGCAAACGTCGTGCCCTGCAAATTGCCAAAAGAGCCGCACCGGGTGAGTGGGTGCAGGATGCCGGCGGCAATTGGATTCAAAAGTAA
- a CDS encoding YdbH domain-containing protein: protein MLKKDGGIPEFTLDFRQLDLEGADLGPLRLGSSRNPAVIVRSVQVDYSAGELYRKKIKKIAASGVEFYIEHKNGQWGLRGFDLKQWLSQFNSPTAKGNAAQIDAKSLPDRIEINNGMLIWATDKTTYRLAFEIDIAPQKGADHILVASVRLYPRGQLFTALANIDLKQYQIQTEFSASDVELLRFADLFQRIDGLHVSGETRLAAQAHIRLKPFEVSSFSGRLEGSAMDIGYKGLQFKASSSDPHQATTLSIDVKRHSQDEIDIRFSNLDLRAPLAARLSDFVARLHTTETGTAFSGHLNVSSDKADDLTTSTPGLLFTRAVSLPLIFSGQVTRDDQWQLKLISGDRRSAAQNQMAFQYLRHRISSQMPTVELSAEGSGRLFDMRYKLQIAAVRIVSESVNIFSPRLVLTGETNLNAGQNRGGISTFNLDLSGSVVAASSATLRLKRLFAGGQLVRDRQGRQSISGRLKFADTRLEANPANIVLEGAQGSIPFKFPAANLGQKGMISIKQSRIDQLDLGSVQADVQQTASGVTFSGKMRNPMLPALVVQFSGASVVENADGLETRARFTIAYPPTAPEIDLGKFLPAAQGFTFSGKLREQGNIVIGPNGWQASAESSVHNGILRHRNSKIVVAGIQTELLIQDLANVRSAPGQKLKFSRASLGDMNIDNGEIDFQIESAQSFLIEKSHFIWCDGNVDAPAIRLKTGVDDYQLILYCDRLDLAKVLQQFGAASVEAEGELNGRIPIQITNGQISFKDGFLFTTPGQPGKIRMKDTEILTAGIPPDTPQYVQMELARKALEDYDYTWAKLNLTTEGEDLLLNMQLDGKPAQSLPFVYRKDIGSFAKVEAGVQGSTFQGIRLDVNFRLPLNKLMQYQELIQMIQQSREP, encoded by the coding sequence ATGTTGAAAAAGGATGGCGGGATTCCTGAATTCACACTGGACTTTCGGCAGTTGGATCTTGAAGGCGCCGATCTGGGCCCGCTGCGTTTGGGGTCGTCCCGAAATCCGGCTGTCATTGTTCGGTCCGTTCAGGTGGATTATTCAGCCGGAGAACTTTATCGTAAAAAAATTAAAAAAATCGCGGCCAGTGGCGTTGAATTTTACATTGAGCATAAAAACGGGCAATGGGGGCTGCGCGGGTTTGATTTAAAACAATGGTTAAGCCAGTTCAACAGCCCCACGGCAAAGGGCAATGCTGCTCAAATTGATGCCAAATCATTACCGGATCGTATTGAAATCAACAATGGCATGCTCATCTGGGCGACAGACAAGACAACCTACCGCCTGGCATTTGAAATCGATATTGCCCCGCAAAAAGGTGCCGACCACATCTTGGTTGCATCTGTCCGTCTTTATCCGCGTGGACAGCTGTTCACCGCTTTAGCCAACATCGATTTAAAGCAATACCAAATTCAAACCGAATTTAGCGCTTCCGATGTCGAACTGTTGCGATTTGCTGATCTGTTTCAACGCATTGATGGATTGCATGTGTCCGGTGAGACCCGTCTGGCGGCACAGGCCCACATTCGCCTAAAGCCGTTTGAAGTATCATCTTTCAGCGGACGCTTAGAGGGATCCGCAATGGACATTGGGTATAAAGGCTTGCAGTTCAAAGCTTCTTCCAGCGACCCCCATCAGGCCACCACACTCTCCATAGATGTCAAGCGCCACAGCCAGGATGAAATCGATATCAGGTTCTCAAATTTGGACCTGCGCGCACCACTGGCAGCCCGATTGTCAGATTTCGTTGCAAGGTTGCATACCACTGAAACGGGTACGGCGTTTTCAGGACATTTAAATGTGTCATCTGATAAAGCGGATGACCTAACAACGTCCACCCCTGGGCTGTTATTTACACGGGCGGTGAGTTTGCCGCTAATATTTTCCGGCCAAGTGACCAGGGATGACCAATGGCAGCTGAAGTTGATCAGCGGAGACCGCCGATCTGCAGCGCAAAATCAAATGGCATTTCAATACCTTCGACACCGCATATCCTCTCAAATGCCCACTGTGGAACTTAGCGCCGAAGGGTCCGGGCGTCTATTCGATATGCGCTATAAGTTGCAAATTGCCGCTGTTCGCATCGTCTCTGAAAGTGTAAACATTTTCTCTCCCCGTCTCGTCTTAACAGGCGAAACAAATTTGAATGCCGGGCAAAACCGTGGCGGAATTTCAACGTTTAATTTAGATTTGTCAGGCTCTGTTGTGGCTGCCTCATCGGCGACCCTTCGACTAAAGCGCCTGTTTGCGGGCGGCCAACTGGTTCGGGACCGACAGGGTCGACAAAGCATTAGCGGTCGCTTAAAATTTGCCGACACCCGTTTGGAGGCAAACCCGGCAAACATTGTGCTCGAAGGAGCGCAGGGCAGCATTCCATTTAAATTTCCAGCTGCCAATTTAGGTCAAAAAGGGATGATATCCATAAAGCAGTCACGCATTGATCAACTGGATCTGGGATCGGTTCAGGCAGACGTTCAGCAAACGGCGTCCGGGGTAACCTTCAGCGGCAAAATGAGAAATCCGATGCTGCCGGCACTGGTGGTTCAATTTTCGGGCGCCTCGGTTGTTGAAAACGCTGACGGTCTTGAGACCCGGGCCCGTTTTACGATTGCTTATCCACCAACAGCTCCGGAAATCGATTTGGGAAAATTTCTGCCGGCTGCACAAGGCTTTACTTTTAGCGGCAAGCTCCGGGAACAGGGCAATATCGTCATCGGACCTAACGGATGGCAGGCGTCCGCCGAATCAAGTGTGCATAACGGTATATTGCGACACCGCAATAGTAAAATTGTAGTTGCCGGGATTCAGACTGAGCTGTTAATTCAGGATCTGGCCAACGTTCGCAGCGCTCCCGGTCAGAAACTCAAATTCTCCCGCGCATCATTGGGAGATATGAATATCGATAACGGAGAAATCGATTTTCAAATCGAATCAGCCCAGTCGTTTTTGATCGAAAAAAGCCATTTTATTTGGTGTGACGGGAATGTAGACGCACCGGCTATTCGGTTAAAAACCGGGGTCGATGACTACCAGCTTATCTTATATTGCGATCGTTTAGATCTGGCCAAGGTGCTGCAGCAATTCGGGGCGGCCAGTGTGGAGGCTGAAGGCGAGCTAAACGGCCGAATCCCCATTCAAATTACAAACGGACAAATCAGTTTTAAAGACGGGTTTTTGTTTACGACACCCGGTCAACCCGGTAAGATTCGCATGAAAGACACCGAGATCTTAACTGCCGGTATTCCACCGGACACACCGCAATATGTTCAAATGGAACTTGCCAGAAAGGCCCTGGAAGATTATGATTACACTTGGGCTAAACTTAACCTTACCACAGAAGGCGAAGATTTGCTCTTGAACATGCAACTTGACGGAAAACCTGCGCAATCGTTGCCTTTTGTTTATCGAAAAGATATTGGAAGCTTTGCCAAGGTAGAAGCCGGCGTGCAGGGATCGACCTTTCAGGGCATTCGCCTGGATGTCAATTTCAGGCTGCCGCTGAATAAGTTGATGCAGTACCAGGAGCTCATTCAAATGATTCAACAAAGCAGGGAGCCATAA